From a region of the Cololabis saira isolate AMF1-May2022 chromosome 8, fColSai1.1, whole genome shotgun sequence genome:
- the cand2 gene encoding cullin-associated NEDD8-dissociated protein 2 — protein sequence MSSVSYHISSLLEKMTSTDKDFRFMATNDLMLELQKDSIKLDEDSERKVVTMLLKLLEDKNGEVQNLAVKCLAPLVSKVKEPQVEAMVDTLCSNMTSSKEQLRDISSMGLKAVIGELPLSSSGLPLTASVCKKITSQLIGALGKQEDVSVQLEALDILSDMLGRLSGALVSFHSSLLSCLLPQLTSSRMAVRKRSILALGHLVPCCSPALFSQLTEHLLKELGKSPPTSMTRTYIQCLATVSRQGGHRVGEHLEKLIPLVVKFTSVEDDELREYCFQAFEAFIRRCPKEMSPHVATVTQLCLKFMTFDPNYNYDDNEEEEEDSMDIEDGNDEESDDEYSDDDDMSWKVRRSAVKCLEALIATRRDLLLSFYTSICPALLARFKEREENVRADVFAAFSMLLKQTRTGSSHHSLITTRVDPASSREQEPAVALLKKQVPVIVKALHRQLKEKSVKSRQGCFSLLTELAHTVPGALEEHIPALIPGIVFSLTDKSTSSTMRIDALSFFHVLLLSHPPHAFQALMQVLLPAVLACVDDSFYKITSEALLVTQQLVRVMRPQGQNATSAGFDPKPFVKEVFSVTMKRLKATDIDQEVKERAISCMGHMVCHLGDHLGAELQGVLAIFLERLKNEITRLTAVKTITLISASPLKIDLSPILPETLSVLGSFLRKNQRALKLGTLACLTALVTHHGASIKPAALEPVLTELPPLVDETDMHVSQVSITLLTCMAKAYPSSLAKISSSVLPGVFRLIHSPLLQGGALVAILDFLQALVQSKASNLGYSQLLKSLTEPFQGSKSSADGSGLHRQSYHSVARCVAALSSASPKDTPGTVSSLIQQVKNAGSPESARVLALLCLGEVGRSGSLGGSKEVQGVILEAFSSTNEEVKTAASCALGSMAVGSLSEYLPFLLKEISAQPRRQYLLLHSLKEVISACPASSLSPHVESIWSLLFQHCECQEEGTRNLVAECLGKLTLVNPAQLLPRLKQQIKTGSPLARSTVVTAIKFTIVDHPAPIDSLLKDCIGDFLKTLQDKDINVRRVALVMFNSAAHNKPSLIRGLLGAVLPHLYKETQIRKDLIREVEMGPFKHTVDDGLDVRKAAFECMYTLLDGCLEGLDVLQFLDHVEEGLKDHYDIRMLTFLMLARLVSLCPAAVLQRLDRLIEPLKATCTTKVKAGSVKQEFEKQEELRRSAMRAVAALLAIPEVERSPSMADFANQIRSNADMASIYQSVQGGEGGGVGSTESMDFS from the exons GTTCATGGCCACAAATGACCTGATGCTAGAGCTGCAGAAGGACAGCATCAAACTGGACGAGGACAGCGAGAGGAAAGTGGTGACCATGCTGCTCAAACTGCTGGAGGACAAGAATGGAGAGGTGCAGAACCTGGCCGTGAAATG CCTGGCGCCTCTGGTGAGTAAAGTGAAGGAGCCACAGGTGGAGGCGATGGTGGACACTCTGTGCTCCAACATGACGTCCAGCAAGGAGCAGCTGAGAGACATTTCCAGCATGGGGCTGAAGGCCGTGATCGGCGAGCTGCCGCTGTCCTCGTCAG GTTTGCCTCTCACAGCGAGCGTGTGTAAGAAGATTACCTCCCAGCTGATTGGTGCTTTGGGAAAACAAGAAGACGTTTCCGTGCAGCTGGAGGCCCTGGACATCCTGTCGGACATGTTGGGAAG gctTAGCGGTGCACTGGTCAGTTTCCACAGCTCTCTTCTCTCGTGCCTGCTGCCTCAG CTAACCAGCTCCAGAATGGCGGTAAGGAAGCGCAGCATCCTGGCTCTGGGTCACCTGGTGCCGTGCTGCAGCCCCGCCCTCTTCTCACAGCTGACCGAAcatctgctgaaggagctggggaAGAGCCCGCCCACTTCCATGACCAGGACGTACATCCAGTGCCTGGCGACCGTCAGTCGGCAGGGCGGCCATCGAGTTG GTGAACATCTGGAGAAGCTGATTCCCCTAGTGGTAAAGTTTACGAGCGTGGAGGACGACGAGCTGAGAGAGTATTGTTTTCAGGCCTTCGAAGCTTTTATAcgcag GTGTCCGAAGGAGATGTCACCTCACGTCGCCACGGTGACTCAGCTCTGTCTTAAATTCATGACCTTTGACCCCAACTACAACTATGATGacaacgaggaggaggaggaggacagcaTGGACATTGAGGATGGAAATGATGAAG AATCGGACGACGAGTACAGCGACGATGACGACATGAGCTGGAAGGTGCGGCGCTCCGCCGTCAAGTGCCTGGAGGCGTTGATCGCCACGCGCAGGGATCTCCTGCTTTCCTTCTACACCTCCATCTGCCCCGCCCTGCTGGCCCGGTTCAAGGAGCGCGAGGAGAACGTGAGGGCCGACGTCTTTGCCGCCTTTTCCATGCTGCTGAAACAGACCCGGACGGGTTCAAGCCACCACTCTCTCATCACGACTCGCGTGGACCCGGcgtccagcagggagcaggagcCGGCCGTCGCGCTGCTCAAGAAACAG GTGCCGGTGATTGTGAAAGCTCTCCACAGACAGCTGAAGGAGAAGAGCGTTAAATCTCGGCAGGGCTGCTTTAGCCTGCTCACCGAGCTGGCTCACACCGTCCCCGGAGCCCTGGAGGAGCACATCCCTGCCCTGATACCCG GCATCGTCTTCTCCCTGACAGACAAAtccacctcctccaccatgAGGATTGACGCTCTCTCCTTTTTTCACGTGCTCCTGCTCTCCCACCCGCCTCATGCCTTTCAGGCTCTCATGCAG GTGCTCCTGCCCGCCGTTTTGGCCTGCGTTGACGACTCTTTCTACAAGATCACGTCGGAGGCTCTGCTGGTCACCCAGCAGCTGGTCAGAGTGATGAGGCCGCAGGGACAGAACGCCACATCTGCAGGATTTGATCCCAAACCCTTCGTCAAGGAG GTGTTTTCTGTGACTATGAAGCGGCTCAAGGCGACGGACATCGACCAGGAAGTGAAGGAGAGAGCCATTTCCTGCATGGGTCACATGGTGTGTCACCTTGGTGACCACTTGGGGGCGGAGCTGCAGGGAGTCTTAGCCATCTTTCTGGAGAGATTAAAGAACGAGATAACGAGACTGACGGCGGTTAAGACCATCACTCTCATCTCTGCGTCCCCTTTAAAG ATTGACCTGTCACCCATCCTGCCGGAGACTCTGTCTGTGTTGGGCTCCTTCCTGAGGAAGAACCAGCGGGCGCTGAAGCTCGGGACGCTGGCGTGCCTCACGGCGCTGGTCACTCATCACGGCGCCAGCatcaaacctgcagctctggagcCCGTGCTGACCGAGCTCCCGCCCCTGGTGGATGAGACGGACATGCACGTGTCACag GTCTCCATCACCTTGCTGACGTGCATGGCCAAAGCCTACCCCTCGTCCCTGGCTAAGATCAGCTCCTCGGTGCTGCCGGGAGTCTTCCGGCTCATCCACTCCCCTCTGCTGCAGGGCGGCGCGCTGGTGGCCATCCTGGACTTCCTCCAGGCCCTGGTCCAGTCCAAGGCCAGTAACCTGGGCTACAG CCAGTTGCTGAAGTCGCTGACGGAGCCGTTTCAAGGCTCCAAGTCCTCCGCAGACGGCAGCGGCCTCCACCGGCAGTCGTACCACTCGGTTGCTCGCTGCGTGGCCGCTCTGTCGTCAGCGTCTCCCAAAGATACGCCAGGAACTGTGTCCAGCCTCATTCAGCAG GTGAAGAATGCCGGGTCTCCGGAGTCCGCTCGCGTCCTGGCTCTGCTGTGTCTGGGCGAGGTGGGGAGGAgcggcagtcttggaggcagcAAGGAGGTGCAGGGGGTCATCCTGGAGGCCTTCTCCTCCACCAATGAGGAG GTGAAGACGGCGGCCTCGTGCGCTTTAGGCAGCATGGCCGTCGGCAGCCTGAGCGAGTACCTCCCCTTCCTGCTCAAAGAGATCTCAGCTCAGCCACGGAGGCAGTATCTCCTCCTGCACTCCCTCAAGGAAGTCATCAG TGCCTGTCCGGCCTCTAGTCTCTCGCCACATGTGGAGTCTATCTGGTCTCTGCTGTTTCAGCACTGCGAGTGTCAGGAGGAAGGAACCAGGAACCTGGTGGCCGAATGTTTGGGGAAGCTGACGTTAGTCAACCCGGCGCAGCTTCTGCCCAGACTCAAGCAGCAAATTAAAACCG GTTCTCCTCTAGCTCGCAGCACAGTGGTGACCGCCATCAAGTTCACCATCGTGGACCATCCCGCTCCCATAGACTCACTTCTGAAAGACTGCATCG GAGACTTCCTGAAGACCCTGCAGGACAAGGACATCAATGTGCGGCGAGTGGCGTTGGTGATGTTTAACTCGGCGGCTCACAACAAGCCCTCCCTGATCCGCGGCCTCCTGGGAGCCGTGCTGCCTCACCTCTACAAGGAGACCCAGATCCGGAAGGACCTCATCAGAGAG GTGGAGATGGGCCCGTTCAAACACACCGTGGATGATGGCTTGGACGTGCGTAAAGCAGCATTTGAGTGCATGTACACGCTGTTGGACGGCTGCCTGGAGGGACTGGACGTCCTGCAGTTTCTGGATCACGTAGAGGAAGGACTCAAAGACCACTATGACATCAGA ATGCTGACCTTCTTGATGCTCGCCAGACTGGTCTCCTTGTGTCCCGCGGCTGTTCTCCAAAGACTGGACCGGTTGATTGAGCCTCTTAAAGCTACATGCACCACCAAA GTGAAGGCCGGCTCTGTGAAGCAGGAGTTCgagaagcaggaggagctgcgGCGCTCGGCCATGCGCGCCGTCGCCGCCCTGCTGGCCATACCGGAGGTGGAGAGGAGCCCCAGCATGGCCGATTTCGCCAATCAAATCCGATCCAACGCTGACATGGCATCCATCTACCAGAGCGTccagggaggggaggggggtggCGTCGGATCCACAGAGAGCATGGATTTTAGCTAG
- the LOC133449123 gene encoding polymeric immunoglobulin receptor-like, translated as MKGSCLFVFFLITDFLVLHKVKTFSNEDVEFMCSSSTEEKYLKTEITNGQRRNYKNILKVTIKCDDGDRCSDKTSCSKRINAGTEELQFGVDADCPRPFYQTAYRKTRITINCSFPEKDKSSVKIFCKENNLSCENIQSITSAIKSDGTFIVSETNNGFSVSIRNVSSRHAGVYWCGGTVKVGQHYRALLKKIKLEVKNLPNFKRSPTIGQNFTFCCKYNKDFSRSTKFICKGQDPSTCERLVSTTNPDKNQRFHMKDDNKRNITVTVREVTAGDTGMYWCGAERADKQPKFFQRLFMNTDIYRISWDSW; from the exons ATGAAGGGCTCTTGTCTGTTCGTCTTCTTTCTGATAACAG ATTTTCTGGTTCTGCATAAAGTGAAGACATTCAGCAATGAAGATGTTGAATTCATGTGCAGCAGCTCAACGGAAGAAAAATATCTGAAAACTGAGATAACTAATGGACAAAGACGAAATTACAAAAACATCCTCAAGGTGACCATCAAGTGCGACGACGGTGATCGTTGCTCTGATAAAACATCTTGTAGCAAAAGAATTAACGCTGGAACGGAGGAACTACAATTTGGAGTTG ACGCCGACTGTCCAAGGCCATTTTATCAAACTGCTTACAGAAAAACTAGAATCACCATCAACTGCAGTTTCCCAGAGAAAGACAAGTCCAGcgttaagattttctgcaaagaaaacaaTTTAAGCTGTGAGAATATTCAATCAATAACATCCGCTATCAAGTCAGACGGGACATTTATTGTCTCAGAAACCAACAACGGCTTCAGCGTGTCCATCAGAAATGTTTCCTCGCGGCATGCTGGTGTCTACTGGTGTGGAGGGACAGTAAAGGTTGGACAACATTACCGTGCACTCCTGAAGAAAATAAAGCTAGAGGTTAAAA ATTTACCTAACTTCAAACGATCACCAACTATCGGGCAGAATTTCACATTCTGTTGCAAATACAACAAGGATTTCTCCAGATCTACAAAATTCATCTGTAAAGGACAAGATCCCTCTACTTGTGAACGTCTTGTGAGCACCACAAACCCTGACAAGAACCAAAGGTTTCACATGAAGGATGACAACAAAAGAAATATCACCGTAACAGTGAGAGAAGTGACTGCAGGTGACACTGGGATGTACTGGTGTGGAGCAGAAAGAGCTGACAAGCAACCAAAGTTCTTCCAGAGGTTGTTCATGAACACAG ACATTTACCGGATCTCCTGGGACTCATGGTAA